The genomic segment TGCTTCCCTAAAACGGAAGCCAGGAGAGTGTATCATATCATAGAAAATTTGAAATTTCACCAGCTATAAATCTCCAAAGAAAAACGCCGGAGCATTTACAGACGGATATTTAAGTTTACGTTTAGCCATGGCAGCAACAAATACGCCATCTTAAAGATACCAATTATAATGGGATACAAAAAAAATTATTTTCTAAACTATCTTCTTTTTACAGAAGAAAATACGGCTATAAGGGGAGCCAACTTCTCTCGGACACTAAGCTAGCAATAAGGCTGCAAATTCAATTCGGGTGAAAAGGCAACGGATCTTTTAAATAAAATCTATATTCCAGTTGTTGTCCGTCCCTTTCTACTTTAAAACGCATCTCCCTGCCCTCCTCCGATTTAAAAAGCGTGTGTATGGATTCCAGTGAATACGAAGAGGCCGGCCGCCCGTTAATTTTCAGTAGTTTGTCGTCCGGCATTAAGCCAGCAATCGCCGCAGGCGAACCAGCGCGTACTGTCGCAACCTTATACAGATTTTTCAACACAAAGCGATATTGAACGCTATTGCCCATACGCACCTCAGTGCCCCCATCTTTCTTTAAATAAACAGGAACTTCCTCCTTCTCATATTTAATACCATCGTGAACAATTTCCAGACCACTCATATTCAAATAATAGAACTTATCAAAATTTCGGTTTTTTTGAAGATAAATTACATGATTAGGATAATCAAAAACTACTTTAAAACGACGCAGCAATTCGTTGCCTACAGACCCTATGCGTTCGTTAACAAAGGTAGCATGTTGGGTCGAACTCAATTCCGGATAAGCAACCAAAGGATAGTGCATTGTGAAAGACCCCAGCTTTAGGGATTTAATCCGATTTCTTTTCCCGTAAATCTCCCCATTAAATCCCTGCCCGATATAGTCGTGTATAAATGGAGTTTTAATTACGAATTTTTCCACTTTTGAGGGAATTAGCATAAGTGCATCACTGTTGCCCATATCAATTAGTACACGCCCTTCGACAGCAACATCGTCCTGATCAAAAGCAATAGCTGCATAAGGTCTACTATTCAGAATATCGATCGGCACACGTTGCATCTTGTTCAGTCCTTTTGGATAAACCTCCTTTTGAAAGACGGTAATCCTATGCTTTAAAAAGTCCATTTCAATAAGGTGATCATTAAAAAAGCGGCTGCCCATGATGCCGTTGACCTCCACTCCGATGCGCGTAGAAATGTCAATATGTGCATTATTTAAAATATAAATGGGTTGATCTAGGTCTTCATATACACCTGCTATCGTAACCTGATTATTTACGGACAAGTAGCCATCCAGTCCTTCGTCTTTACCTAACCCCTGAAATTTGTTGACGAAAACAGCGCTATCAATGGATTTGAGGGTCTCACCGAATATCATGGTCTCTTTGACCCCCGTATCTAGCAGAAAGTTCATAGCAAATCCATTGACCACAACCGGTATGATCACTAAATTATGGACAAAAAGAAACGGAAATTTGGCACTCTTTTTTTCCTTCAGAACAAAACTGTCCTGTCCCCAGACCAATGCATAGCAGCATAGCGCAACCGACAAAAAAAGTGCTTTCATTCGAGTTTATATTTGGTATTTCCAATTTAAACAAGAATATCTGAAAATAAAAAGGTTTAGATAAAAAAAGCCCGAAACCATGTTTCGAGCTTTCGTACCCGGAGCCGGAGTCGAACCGGCACGGTTTCCCACTGGTGTTTGAGACCAGCGCGTCTACCAATTCCGCCATCCGGGCATATCCGTTTGGGATGATGCAAAAGTAGGTTTTTTATTGATAAGGAGAAAACTTTTTGAACAAATTTAACACCCTTAACAATAGTGCTCTGACATACAGCCAAATAATTTTAGGCTAATCACTGATAAAACTCGCCTTTACGGTTATATTCGCGGTTTTCTTACGCGAAGTCGTATTAAAGGCCCCACCCGAAGAATATTCTTCATTGTCATTTTGACCGGTGATCTGAAATATTCCGAGATCTGCTTTCACCAGATCGCCCAATGAAGCACTGGATTCTTTGGCAATATTTTCCGCACGCTGATGCGCATTTTTCGATGCTTGCGAAATCAGTTCCAATTTTAGGTCTTCCAATTTAGAATAATAATAATTTGGCGTGCTTGAACTGAGCTCTATTCCTTTCGAAATCAACGTGGAAATCTCCCGTGAAGCATTGTCAACTTTATTCAGATCTCTTGATTCTACACTTACGGTCTGCGACAGTGTATACCCCGAAAAGGTGTTATAACCATTCCCCTTACCATCCGTGTGGTATTCAAAATCTTTAGCAATATTGACCGCTTCAAAGCGAATTTCCTCAGGTTTTATTCCCTGTTGAACCAGAAAGTCACGTACCAGGTTACGATCTGTTGCCAACTGCGCAGACGCAGCACTTAATTCATAATTCTTTCTGCTGAAAGTAGCATTCCACTTGACCAGGTCTGATTCAAAATCCTTTTTTGCATTGCCATTGACCGTAATTGTCTGCGTCGATTTAAATTTATACCGATATGCACTGCCAAAAATCCATGCCGCCAACAAAATCACAGCGCCTGCTATGACCGAAACAATAATAGATGATGATTTCATAACCAGTTTTTTATGTATTCGTAACAATGAATATACCAAAAAAACAACGATGTTTTATTTTTTATGGATAAATTGCAGCAAAAAGTATTACGATATGAATAAAAGAAATATCTGTATCTCCTTCTGTTTTCTCGCTGCCCTCACGGTGCAAGCGCAAAAGAAACCTTTGGATCATACGGTATATGATAGCTGGCAGAGCATATCATCTCCTTACATCAGTAAATCCGGTAAATTTGTTCTCTTTCAAGTGATGCCTCAGGAGGGCGATAATCAACTATTTCTGAAAACAAAAGATAATAAAGAACTGATTCAGATCCCGCGCGGCTATAATGCCAAGCTCAATGACACGGAGAATCACCTGATCAGTTTGATAAAGCCGCCATTCGCAGCAATACGGGAAGCAAAAATCAAAAAGAAAAAAGCGGATGAGTTTCCAAAAGACTCTCTCGCAATCTATGATCTGACAAATGCTTCGTTGATCAAGTTTGCTGCAGTCAAATCGTATAAAATTGCCGAAAAGAACAACAATTTCGTTAGTTTCCTTTTTGATAAAGAGACAGGAGACAAAACATTTTCAGCTAAAAATACTGTAGATTCAGACCAAACCAAAAAACAAAACAACGACAAGAAGAAAAAAACAGTTGCAACGCTGACTGTCTATAACCTTGTTTCGGGAGACTCTCTACAATTCTCTTCGGTAGACCAATATGCATGGAATAAAGATGGGACTAAGCTCGTCTTCTCGAAAAAAACCGATGTTAAAGACAGCCTATCCAAGGAATCAGGCGTTTATTTATACGACGTTGCAAGTAAAAATTTAAAGAAAATATCAAACGGAAGGGGCGAGTACAAAAACTTTAGCTTCGACGAGGCAGGCAACCAGCTGGCTTATCTTGGGGATCTTTCCAAAGAAAAAGCATTGGTAAAAAATTATAATCTCTATTATTACAGTGCTAGTGCTGGTGTAGACACCGCTCAGTATCTAGTGACCAAAAACAGCAGTGGTATGCCTGCAAATTGGGCGGTCAGTGGCGATGGGGATATACGATTCAGCAAAAATGGTGAAAAGCTGTTTTTCGGCATTGCACCAGTTCCTCGCGTCAAAGATACCACGCTCGTCGAATTTGAACACGCTAAAGTCGATGTCTGGAGTTGGCAGGATGACTATCTGCAGCCCATGCAGCTAGTCAATTTAAAGAAAGATCTGTCCAGGAACTTTCTGGCGGTTATCTATCCCAAAAACAGCCGTTCCGTCATACCGCTCACAGACGAGACCTTTAACTCTACCTCCTTAACGCACGATGGCAACGCAGAGTACATGCTGGCACGAACTGATTTCGGTAAGCGCATCGAAAGTCAATGGAAAGGTGGCACAAGAGATGATATCTATCTTGTTTCAACAAAGACCGGCCAGCGGGAGCTGATCCTCTCCAACTTCTCAGGATACGCCACATTGAGCCCTGACGCTAAATACATCGTGTATTTTGACCGCGACAAAGGCACATGGAATTCTTACCAGATAAGCTCTAAAAGAAAATTTGTATTGACAGAGGGGATTCCAGCAGCCTTCGCTGATGAGGAGAATGATATGCCCACCCAGGCAGAAAGCTACGGTATGGCCGCCTGGACTCCAGATTACAAAGGTGTTTACCTCAATTCACACTATGATATCTGGTTCTTTGAACTGGATGGCTCAAAAAAATCCATACTCACCAATGGCTATGGAGCGGCTTCACGCACAACGCTCCGCTATCTACCCCTACAAAGGGAAGAAGAACGGGACCAGCCGCTGATTCTCGATTATAAAAAAGGCGGTTTGCTCACTGCCTTTGACAACAAGACAAAAGAAGCTGGCTTTTACCAGTTCAAAGGACAGCATAACGATCCCAAAAATTTGCTTGTCGAAGCCAAGACGTTCAGAAATATAAGTGCCTCCGCTGATCTGCAGACGATTCTTTACAGCAAGGAGGATTATGCAAATTCACCCAATCTGTATACGAATACGATCAAATTAAACAACGAACTACAATTATCGGATATCAATAGACAACAGGCCAGTTACAATTGGGGAACAGCAGAACTTGTGCACTGGACGACGCCCGCCGGCCATCAGGCTGAAGGTATTCTTTATAAGCCGGAAAACTTTAATCCGGCGAAGAAATATCCGGTCATCGCCTATTTTTATGAGAAACTGTCAGACGGGCTTTATACGTATCAGCCGCCCGCCCCTACTCCTTCACGGCTAAACATCCCATACTTTGTCAGCAACGAATATTTGGTATTCGCTCCCAATATTAGCTACGAAACTGGGTATCCTGGAAAATCGGCTGAAGAATATGTTAATTCGGGTATGCGGCATCTTGCCCAAAATCCTTGGGTCGACAGTACCAAAATGGGTATTCAGGGGCAAAGCTGGGGCGGCTATCAGGTTGCACACCTCATCACCCGGACAAATATGTATGCTGCCGCATGGGCAGGTGCTCCTGTAGTGAATATGACTTCAGCATATGGCGGCATCCGCTGGCAGTCGGGTATGTCACGGCAATTCCAGTATGAGCATACGCAAAGCCGTATCGGCAAGACGTTATGGGAGGCGCCTGAACTCTACATCGAAAACTCACCGTTGTTCCATCTGAACAAGGTCAATACACCGGTTGTCATTATGGCTAACGATAACGACGGTGCCGTGCCTTGGTATCAAGGAATAGAAATGTTCACCGCATTACGCCGCTTAAATAAGCCCGTTTGGATGTTAAATTATAATGGCGATGAGCACAACTTGATGCAACGCCAAAACAGAAAAGACATCCAGATTCGCGAACAGCAGTTCTTCGACCATTATTTAAAAGGGGCTCCCGCCCCCAACTGGCTGAAGAAAGGTATACCAGCAACACTAAAAGGAATAGACTGGGGTCTGGATTACAAGTAAAAACGATAGAAAGAGGTCAATTTTAACAAATCGGCCTCTTTTTTTCAACACAACAAGCCCAGAAAGTCATATTTTTTCAAAAAAAACATAAAAAAATTTCAGTTTTCCATAAAAACACAATATTTTTGAAACACAAAATCAACAAAACTGTAATTTAATTATAAAATACAAATGTCGAACCTAAGATTCAAAGCAGTAGAAGCAGCAGGATCACGCCTGATTGCTCCATTTGAAAAAGTTGAAACTAAAAAAGCAACTGACATCTACGGAAAAAACGTATTTTCCGTAAACAAAATGAAAGACTACCTTCCTAAAAACTCATATAAGGAGTTAGTTGCATCTATTGAAGAGGGACAGATTATTTCTCGTGATCTTGCTGAGCACATTTCTCAGGCCATGAAGACATGGGCACTTAATCACGGCGTGTCTCATTACACACACTGGTTTCAACCTTTGACTGGTTCGACAGCTGAAAAGCACGATGCATTTTTTGAACCTGATGATGACGGAGAAGCGATCGAAAAATTCACGGCCGATGCTCTGGTACAGCAAGAGCCCGATGCTTCTTCATTCCCTAACGGTGGTATCCGCAATACTTTTGAAGCTAGAGGATATACTGCTTGGGATCCTTCTTCCCCAGCGTTCATTTATGAGACAGGCGCAGGCAAGACTCTTTGTATTCCTACTGTTTTCGTGTCCTATACAGGCGAGTCTCTGGATTACAAAGCACCTTTATTAAAAGCCATCAACGCGGTCGATAGAGCAGCGACGGATGTTGCGCAATACTTTGACAAATCCGTCACTAAAGTAAACGCTTCACTTGGTATTGAACAAGAATACTTCTTAGTAGATCTTTCCTTATACAATGCCCGTCCGGACCTTCAGTTAACTGGCCGCACATTATTTGGCCATATGTCAGCCAAAGGCCAGCAATTGGAAGACCACTATTTTGGAGCTATCCCTGAGCGTGTACTGGCATATATGGTGGATCTCGAAAACGAAGCGTTAAAACTAGGTATCCCTCTAAAAACACGTCACAATGAGGTTGCGCCGTCTCAATTCGAATGTGCGCCAATGTACGAAGAAATCAACTTGGCGATTGACCACAACCAATTATTGATGAACGTCATGGAACAGGTCGCTTTAAGACATAACTTTAAAGTCTTGTTACATGAAAAACCATATTCAGGTGTAAATGGCTCCGGCAAACACAACAACTGGTCGTTAATCACCAACACAGGTGTTAACTTGTTATCTCCTGGCAAAACGCCAAAAAATAATCTGATGTTTTTGACCTTCTTTGTCAACACCATCAAAGCAGTATACGAGCATGCAGATCTGCTGCGTGCTTCCATTGCCAGCGCGAGCAACGACCACCGTCTAGGCGCGAATGAGGCTCCGCCAGCCATCATTTCGATCTTCTTGGGTTCCCAACTGGATGAGCTATTGGAGGAAGTGGAATCTGCACGTGTAGCCAAAAAAGTAAAAGCTGAAGCGAATTTATGGCACGGTATTCCGAAAGTTCCGGAACTAAAATTAGATAATACAGATCGTAACCGTACTTCACCCTTTGCCTTTACCGGTAATAAATTTGAGTTCCGCGCCGTAGGTTCTTCTGCGAATTCAGCGTTGCCAATGACGGTATTGAATGCGATCGTCGCAGCGCAGCTTATCGAATTTAAGGCTGAAGTGGACAAACAGATCAAAAAAGGCACGAAGAAGGATCTGGCTATTCTCAATGTTGTTCGTAAATACATTAAGGATTCAAAAGCGATCCGTTTTGAAGGAAATGGTTACAGCGAAGAATGGGAAAAAGAAGCCGCTGCACGTGGTCTTTCTAACATCAAATCTACTCCTAAAGCCTTAGACGTCTATGTGAAAGAGGAATCATTGGCGTTGTTCGAATCACTGGGCATTTATTCAAAACGCGAGTCAGAAGCCCGTCACGAAATTTTGCTGGAAAACTTCTACAAGAAACTTCAGATTGAGGCACGTGTCATCGAAGAGATGGTCAATAACCAGATCGCACCGGCATGTTTTAACTATCAAAACGAACTTATCGAAAATGTGAAAGGCCTAAAAGAACTTGGCTTGGCAAAATCAGCATATAGCTCCCAGCTGAATTTCATAGAACGCATTTCCACGCATGTAAATACGATCCTTGAGCAAACTGAGGCGATGCGTCAAGAGCGTAAAAAAGCAAATCAGATTGAGGATGTACGTGAAAAATCAATCGCTTACGATGAGCTGGTCAAACCTTATTTTGATGTGATTCGCTACCACGTCAATAAACTCGAAAAAATCGTGGATGACAAAAAATGGCCTCTGCCTAAATTAAGAGAGATCTTATTCTTAAGCTAATCTTCATCATAATTTAAAACACGAAGAGCATCCCTTGGATGCTCTTCGTGTTTTAAGAGACCGCTTTCAGCTGCTCCCCCGCCTTATTCCGTCGCCATTTGCGGTGACGGACACAGTTTATACTCGTTCGCTACACGCATACACATCAAAATAAAAATTTAAAAAAACTAGCTAAACCCAAACAAATAAAATGTTTGTGAAAAATATAAAGTATTTTATTTGTATTTTTGTCGCGTTAGTAATAAACTGATTGATGAACTTTGTATTATTGAAAGAGAGATGCTATCCGATTTGTAGCCAAGTTATGCGGTTCGTTCAAGGCGAGCATAGTGGTGACGCGCTACGCAATGTATCGATCAGTATTTTGCCGAGCTTGGCAATTTTCGTAATGGGAGCTTCGGCCAGTACTGCTATCGGCATTGGCGTGGGATCTTTGTTAACCACATTGACCGATCCGCCCGGCAACCGAAAAGACAAGCTTGCTTCCGCAGCCATCTGTATCCCGACCTTTTTTGTTGCTTCGCTGCTAACGGCTTATCTATTTCCTCACCATTTGCCATTAGTCATTCTGCTTGCAATAGCTGGATTCGTCTTTACCTTATATGGTTTATTTGGTCCACGCTATGCTGCAATAGGCAATATGACACTCATTTTAATGAGCTTTGTTATTGGTCTAGCACCAAAGGATCCGCTAACCGTGAGTCTACAAATTACCAGCGGTGCAACGATTTATTATTTTTTTAGTCTCCTACAAGCTTATGTACATCCCTATCGGTCATTAAAATACGCCATGTCCAATGGCTTTAGAGGTTTATCTCAATTTTTGCTTGTGCGCACCCAATCCTATGATCCGGCTATCCCGCTCGAAACGACTTATAGTCGCGTTGGAAAAGTCCACAGCCAGATCAGTGAACAGCAGGAGTTGATCCGTTCTCTGCTGTTCCGCGAACAAAAAATCATCGGGCAGCAGTGGCACAAAAGCAATTATTGGCTCAGTCAGGTTTATGGCTTGATCGATCTGCATGAATTGATTACCGCACTGGACCACGACTATGATTCCATACGGAAAAACCTTTTGAATACTGGCAGCCTGCCTTTGATCCGGCGTGCCATTCAGGTTCTGGCAGTAGAAATAGATAGCTTTTCCCAGCCCAAAAAGCGGTTTCGATATGCACAGCAGCTTTACTATAATAATGTTAAACTTGGAGAAATCCTTGCCGAACTCACCGGAATACAGCAGCAGCAAAGCGGAACTGCTCGTGTCATTCTTCGATCGATTATCAATAACATGCAAGCCATTATCGAAGTGCTCGGCCGCATTCAAGTGGCTTTCTACCAAAATCAGCAAATCCGAGACAGCATAGACAGCACAGAATATCAGCAATTTATCAACCGTCCCCTGAATAGCCCAAGCGGTATAAAAAGTCAGCTCCACCTCAAAAATCCCTTGTTTCGCTTCGCTCTGCGGATGGCTTTGCTTTTTGGTGCCGGCGCGTTAATTGGAACACTTTTGCTGGATTTTAAGTATACTTATTGGATCCTGTTGACTGTTGCAATTGTCGCAAGGCCCGCTTTCGCAATGACCAAGACCCGTAATATTGAGCGAATATTGGGGACAGCTTCAGGTATTTTAATCGGGATACTCAGCCTGACCTATTGTAAAAACCTTTCCATATTGCTTGTTCTTTCAGCAATGGGGCTTTTTGGCTTTTTCCTGTTCAACCGTTCCAACTATATGGTGAGCGTCATTTTTATTACATGGGGTATTGTTATCGCGCTCAATTTATTTGAAGGCAATATCGATGTGATACTGGGCAGCCGTATGATATTTACGCTGATGGGCGCGCTACTTGCTATCGCTGGCTACTTTTTAATTCCGGTACGCCAAAGCTCCGGCATGATTCAGCTGGCCAAAGATGTGGCAGATTTCAACCAGCAGTATTTTCAGATCATCAATAAAAGATTGTCGCACAATCTACAGAGCACGTTCGATATCCGCTTAGCCCGCAAAAAAGCACAGACCGCCATGGCTCAGTTTTCAGAAACCATCTCTCAACTCAAAAAGGAACCGGAGAAAAAATGGATGAATTGGACGCATATTCACCATTTTCAGGCGCTCTCATATCGTGTCAATTCGCATTTGGTCGGCCTATCCATTTCACTGGGTAAGACCAACAATGACAACTTGCACGACGACATAGAGGCCAGAATCAATGAATTAAAACCTTTATTAAAGGATCTGGAACAAACGGCCACACAGCTCCAAGCAAGCAAAACTTAACACGGAAATGATTCCTGAATTAATTAAAAATTGTTTTTCCTTTGCATTAATAGAAAAGAAGTTTATATTTGTATTGTCTTCTGAAGAAGATTTCTAATCAACACCTCCCTTAATCAGCAGGTCTTGATTTATAAAGAAGTGGCGAGAGACTGGCTCTATGACCCACTGGCAACCTTCAATTTGGTTGAAAAGGTGCCAAATCCTGTCCAAAACAATATCGTTTTGGAGCATATAAATGAAATAAGACAATGATTATTACATTACAGCAAACTATCCACACTTTAGGTTCCTATGAGACGAGCCTATTAACAACGAAAGAAGTACAACATCGCATTTCTATGGCTATGCGAATGCGTATGCATATGCACCTTTCAGCTTGTTAAGAATCATTTCCTCTTTTCTGGATAACGATGTTAACAGACCTGCCTGACGGGTGTGTATGCTTCTATTTACCTTATTAATAATTTTTTTGAAACCTTAAATCCGAAATATTATGTCTACAAAAAAGAATTTAAAATTTGAAACACTACAAGTTCACGCTGGCCAAGTGGCTGATCCAACCACCGGATCAAGAGCTGTACCTATATATCAAACAACCTCATTTGTATTTGAAAATGCCGAACATGGCGCTAATCTGTTTGCGCTGAAACAGTTTGGTAATATCTATACACGGATCATGAACCCGACAACCGATGTCTTCGAGCAACGCATTGCTGCGCTGGAGGGGGGCGTCGCAGCTGTAGCTGTCGCTTCCGGACAGGCTGCCCAATTTATCGCGCTCACCAATATTCTGGAAAGTGGTGAAAACTTTGTTGCTGGTTCCAACCTCTATGGCGGCACCTTCAACCAATTCAAAGTATCGTTTAAACGGCTAGGGATTGAAGCGCGCTTCGCCGCAGACGCAGAAGCAGATAAGATCGAAGCATTGATCGATGACAAAACTAAAGCGATCTATGTGGAAACGATTGGTAATCCCAGTTTTAATATCCCAGATTTTGAAAAGATCGCCGCTGTGGCCAAGAAATACGATCTGCCACTCATCGTTGACAATACCTTTGGGGCAGGCGGCTATTTATTTAAACCGCTCGAGCACGGTGCTCATGTCGTTGTTGAATCAGCGACCAAATGGATCGGAGGCCATGGAACAAGTATTGGAGGTGTCATCATCGACGGAGGTAATTATAATTGGGGAAATGGCAAGTACCCTCAGTTTTCTGAACCATCCGAAGGTTACCACGGTCTGGTATTTTCGGAAGTATTTGGTG from the Sphingobacterium thalpophilum genome contains:
- a CDS encoding glutamine synthetase III family protein, which gives rise to MSNLRFKAVEAAGSRLIAPFEKVETKKATDIYGKNVFSVNKMKDYLPKNSYKELVASIEEGQIISRDLAEHISQAMKTWALNHGVSHYTHWFQPLTGSTAEKHDAFFEPDDDGEAIEKFTADALVQQEPDASSFPNGGIRNTFEARGYTAWDPSSPAFIYETGAGKTLCIPTVFVSYTGESLDYKAPLLKAINAVDRAATDVAQYFDKSVTKVNASLGIEQEYFLVDLSLYNARPDLQLTGRTLFGHMSAKGQQLEDHYFGAIPERVLAYMVDLENEALKLGIPLKTRHNEVAPSQFECAPMYEEINLAIDHNQLLMNVMEQVALRHNFKVLLHEKPYSGVNGSGKHNNWSLITNTGVNLLSPGKTPKNNLMFLTFFVNTIKAVYEHADLLRASIASASNDHRLGANEAPPAIISIFLGSQLDELLEEVESARVAKKVKAEANLWHGIPKVPELKLDNTDRNRTSPFAFTGNKFEFRAVGSSANSALPMTVLNAIVAAQLIEFKAEVDKQIKKGTKKDLAILNVVRKYIKDSKAIRFEGNGYSEEWEKEAAARGLSNIKSTPKALDVYVKEESLALFESLGIYSKRESEARHEILLENFYKKLQIEARVIEEMVNNQIAPACFNYQNELIENVKGLKELGLAKSAYSSQLNFIERISTHVNTILEQTEAMRQERKKANQIEDVREKSIAYDELVKPYFDVIRYHVNKLEKIVDDKKWPLPKLREILFLS
- a CDS encoding S9 family peptidase produces the protein MNKRNICISFCFLAALTVQAQKKPLDHTVYDSWQSISSPYISKSGKFVLFQVMPQEGDNQLFLKTKDNKELIQIPRGYNAKLNDTENHLISLIKPPFAAIREAKIKKKKADEFPKDSLAIYDLTNASLIKFAAVKSYKIAEKNNNFVSFLFDKETGDKTFSAKNTVDSDQTKKQNNDKKKKTVATLTVYNLVSGDSLQFSSVDQYAWNKDGTKLVFSKKTDVKDSLSKESGVYLYDVASKNLKKISNGRGEYKNFSFDEAGNQLAYLGDLSKEKALVKNYNLYYYSASAGVDTAQYLVTKNSSGMPANWAVSGDGDIRFSKNGEKLFFGIAPVPRVKDTTLVEFEHAKVDVWSWQDDYLQPMQLVNLKKDLSRNFLAVIYPKNSRSVIPLTDETFNSTSLTHDGNAEYMLARTDFGKRIESQWKGGTRDDIYLVSTKTGQRELILSNFSGYATLSPDAKYIVYFDRDKGTWNSYQISSKRKFVLTEGIPAAFADEENDMPTQAESYGMAAWTPDYKGVYLNSHYDIWFFELDGSKKSILTNGYGAASRTTLRYLPLQREEERDQPLILDYKKGGLLTAFDNKTKEAGFYQFKGQHNDPKNLLVEAKTFRNISASADLQTILYSKEDYANSPNLYTNTIKLNNELQLSDINRQQASYNWGTAELVHWTTPAGHQAEGILYKPENFNPAKKYPVIAYFYEKLSDGLYTYQPPAPTPSRLNIPYFVSNEYLVFAPNISYETGYPGKSAEEYVNSGMRHLAQNPWVDSTKMGIQGQSWGGYQVAHLITRTNMYAAAWAGAPVVNMTSAYGGIRWQSGMSRQFQYEHTQSRIGKTLWEAPELYIENSPLFHLNKVNTPVVIMANDNDGAVPWYQGIEMFTALRRLNKPVWMLNYNGDEHNLMQRQNRKDIQIREQQFFDHYLKGAPAPNWLKKGIPATLKGIDWGLDYK
- a CDS encoding SIMPL domain-containing protein; protein product: MKSSSIIVSVIAGAVILLAAWIFGSAYRYKFKSTQTITVNGNAKKDFESDLVKWNATFSRKNYELSAASAQLATDRNLVRDFLVQQGIKPEEIRFEAVNIAKDFEYHTDGKGNGYNTFSGYTLSQTVSVESRDLNKVDNASREISTLISKGIELSSSTPNYYYSKLEDLKLELISQASKNAHQRAENIAKESSASLGDLVKADLGIFQITGQNDNEEYSSGGAFNTTSRKKTANITVKASFISD
- a CDS encoding FUSC family protein — encoded protein: MNFVLLKERCYPICSQVMRFVQGEHSGDALRNVSISILPSLAIFVMGASASTAIGIGVGSLLTTLTDPPGNRKDKLASAAICIPTFFVASLLTAYLFPHHLPLVILLAIAGFVFTLYGLFGPRYAAIGNMTLILMSFVIGLAPKDPLTVSLQITSGATIYYFFSLLQAYVHPYRSLKYAMSNGFRGLSQFLLVRTQSYDPAIPLETTYSRVGKVHSQISEQQELIRSLLFREQKIIGQQWHKSNYWLSQVYGLIDLHELITALDHDYDSIRKNLLNTGSLPLIRRAIQVLAVEIDSFSQPKKRFRYAQQLYYNNVKLGEILAELTGIQQQQSGTARVILRSIINNMQAIIEVLGRIQVAFYQNQQIRDSIDSTEYQQFINRPLNSPSGIKSQLHLKNPLFRFALRMALLFGAGALIGTLLLDFKYTYWILLTVAIVARPAFAMTKTRNIERILGTASGILIGILSLTYCKNLSILLVLSAMGLFGFFLFNRSNYMVSVIFITWGIVIALNLFEGNIDVILGSRMIFTLMGALLAIAGYFLIPVRQSSGMIQLAKDVADFNQQYFQIINKRLSHNLQSTFDIRLARKKAQTAMAQFSETISQLKKEPEKKWMNWTHIHHFQALSYRVNSHLVGLSISLGKTNNDNLHDDIEARINELKPLLKDLEQTATQLQASKT
- a CDS encoding O-acetylhomoserine aminocarboxypropyltransferase/cysteine synthase family protein; the protein is MSTKKNLKFETLQVHAGQVADPTTGSRAVPIYQTTSFVFENAEHGANLFALKQFGNIYTRIMNPTTDVFEQRIAALEGGVAAVAVASGQAAQFIALTNILESGENFVAGSNLYGGTFNQFKVSFKRLGIEARFAADAEADKIEALIDDKTKAIYVETIGNPSFNIPDFEKIAAVAKKYDLPLIVDNTFGAGGYLFKPLEHGAHVVVESATKWIGGHGTSIGGVIIDGGNYNWGNGKYPQFSEPSEGYHGLVFSEVFGEKGPFGNIQFAIRARVEGLRDFGPALSPFNSFLLLQGLETLSLRVQRHVDNTLEVAKWLEAHPQVEKVNYPGLKSSPNFANAQKYLKNGYGAVLSFQLKGDAAQKANDFIDSLELISHLANVGDTKSLIIHPAATTHQQLSEAEQANAGVFSGLLRLSVGIEHIDDIKADLQQAFDKIK
- a CDS encoding PDZ domain-containing protein translates to MKALFLSVALCCYALVWGQDSFVLKEKKSAKFPFLFVHNLVIIPVVVNGFAMNFLLDTGVKETMIFGETLKSIDSAVFVNKFQGLGKDEGLDGYLSVNNQVTIAGVYEDLDQPIYILNNAHIDISTRIGVEVNGIMGSRFFNDHLIEMDFLKHRITVFQKEVYPKGLNKMQRVPIDILNSRPYAAIAFDQDDVAVEGRVLIDMGNSDALMLIPSKVEKFVIKTPFIHDYIGQGFNGEIYGKRNRIKSLKLGSFTMHYPLVAYPELSSTQHATFVNERIGSVGNELLRRFKVVFDYPNHVIYLQKNRNFDKFYYLNMSGLEIVHDGIKYEKEEVPVYLKKDGGTEVRMGNSVQYRFVLKNLYKVATVRAGSPAAIAGLMPDDKLLKINGRPASSYSLESIHTLFKSEEGREMRFKVERDGQQLEYRFYLKDPLPFHPN